The genomic DNA CGCTGGCACCGCGCGGCACCGAGTTCCAGCGCGCGGTGTGGCAGGCGCTGGCGGCCATTCCCTACGGCAGCACCGAGAGCTACGCGCAGCTGGCGATGCGGCTGGGCCGCCGCGGCGCCGCACGCGCGGTGGGCGCGGCCAATGGCCGCAACCCGCTGCCGATCGTGCTGCCCTGCCATCGCGTGATCGGCGCCAGCGGCGGCCTCACCGGCTTCGGCGGCGGCCTGCCGACGAAGCGCTATCTGCTGGCGCTGGAAGGTGCGCTGCCGCAGGCCCTGCTGTAACGCAGGCCACGTCGCAACCGCTAGCGCCGCTCGGCACGCATGACGTTGCCGCCCTGGTGCAGTTCCAGCCCGGCCACGGCACCGTCGGCATCGCGCTGGAAGCGGATCTCGATGCCGAACGCCGGCGCCGCGAAGACATCGGCGCTGGCGGTGGCGGCAAGCGCGAATTCGCCCTGCCCGGTCGCCTGCGCGTACAGCCCGCCCTCGCGTTCGCGCACGTCGAGTTCGAAGCCCGGCATCAGCGGATAGCTGCCCGCATAGCCGCGCAGGACCTCGGCCGGCGGCAGCGGCTGCGCGGGCGCCTCCGGCCCCGCCCGTCGCGCGCGCAGCTCGCCGCCGCCCTGCACCCAGACGAAACCGTACCCGCCATCCGCCGCGCGCTGCGGCCGCAGCACCGCGTCGACCCCGCGCAGGTGGAACTCGCCGGCGTCGTCGTATCCGAACGCCAGCTCGGGCTGGCCAAGGGCCTGCACCACCAGCTCATCGCCGCGCCGCGACAGGGTGAGCATTCCGGCGCCCTCGAGCTGGTAATCGCCTGCCAGTGCATCCAGCAGCTCGCCGGGCGGTGTCGCCGGTCGTCGCGGCACACCGGGCGATGCCTCCAGCCCGAGCAGATGCAGGCCGAGTCGGCCAAGGCCACCCATCGTATGCACGGCAGTGTCCGACAGCAGCACCACCGCCCGGCCCTGCCCGCGATCGAACGCGACCAGGGACGAAAACCCGCCGGTGCCGCCCTCGTGCACATGCACCGTGTGGCCTTCCGGCGTGGCCAGCATCCAGTTCATCGCGATGCCCTCGCGCACCGGCTGCTGCGTGCGCACCAGCGCAGCCGCGACCGGCGCATCCACCTGCCCGAGCTGGGCCTGCGTGTAACGCACCATGTCGTCGAGGGTGGCGCGCACGCCGCCCACGCCGGCCATGTCGACCGGGAAGGTCCATGCGCTGGTCGGCTGCCCGCCGGGCAGACGGCCCTGCACGGCCGTCACCCCTTCGGGTGCCTGGGCGACATACGCATCGCGCATCCCCAGCGGTTGGAACAGCTCGCGGGCGAGCAGTGATTCGAAGTCGGTGCCCGCACGCTTCGCCAGGGCCCACGACAGCACCATCGACGCGAAGTTGGAATACGCGACCTGCGTGCCGGGTGCCTGTGCCAGCCGCACATCCGCCAGCGACGTCAGCAGCGCGTCCTCGTCCAGCGCGGCATAGGGGTTGGCGGGATCGGCAATGCGCATCCGCGACGGCAATGCCGGCAGCCCGGAGGTGTGGGTGACCACATGCCGCAGCAGGATCGGCTGGCCTTCGAACTCCGGCACCCGGGTACCGGCAGGCAGCAGGCTCGCGAGCGGATCGTCCAGCGACAGTTCTCCGCGTTCGATCAGCGTCGCCAGCAGTGCGGCGGTCATGGTCTTGGTGACCGAGCCGATCTCGAACGCCACGCGGCCCTCGATGCGCGACTGCGCCGCCGGGTCGACACAGCGGTACGCGCGCTCGACGCGCTCACCATCGATCACCGCGGCGGCGATGCAGGCGCCGCTGCGATCGCCGTCCAGGCGCTGGTCCAGCGCACGTTCGAGCGATGGCAGGGCCGCGGCCTGTGCGAGGGGCAACGCGCCCATCAGGGCGACCACGAGCGGGGCGAGGCGACGGGAAGCACGCATCTGGATTCCTCCTGGAAGAACGTCATGGCAACGGGGTCCGTTCCGGCCGTTGCGTGCCGGTGGCGGACAGCGTATCGATCTGCTGCTGCAATGCATCCGCATGCCGGCGGAAGCGGGTACGCGCGACATGCACGTTCCACCATGCGATCGCGGCACCCAGCGCCAGGCACGCACCGAGATAGGCAAGTGCGCCGGGCGTCGGCCCGGACGCGGCCAGCGTCAGCCCGACCAGGCCCACCAGTGCGGGCGCCACGTACCACAGCCAGGCGCGTTCCAGCATCCGTGCCTGGGTGATGGCCAGTTGGCGGCGGCGTTCGAGATGCTGCAGCAGCGGCACTGCGGGGTCGGCTTCCGAAAGATGGGCGCGGCCGCGATGCAGCCACACGGGAATGGACACCGCCCACGCCACCAGCCAGACGGCAAAGGCCAGCTCCAGCCAGGCGCGTTCGAGCGCGGCCACCAGGGCGATGCCGGAAAACGCCAGCGCAACCACCACCGCTGCGATCACCTCGATGCGGTCGCGGCGGCGCACCTGTTTCGCGAGCGCGTCGTCGCGACGGCGCAGCGCGTCGATCGCAATCGTCCCGGCATCGGCCGGCTGCTGCTGCCATCGTTCGCGGATACGGTCCCAGTCCATGTCAGTCCTCCAGGAAGCGCGTTTCGAATGCCTGCCGCAGGCGGGTCATGCGGATGGCCACGGCGTTCGGCGTCAGCCCCAGCACGTCGGCGATCTGCTCGCGCGGCAGGCCCTCGAGATCGAGCAGCAGCACGCTGCGCGACAGCGGATCGAGCCCGGCGAGGAAGGCATCCAGCACGTGCAGCGGATCCCCGGGCTGGCCGCTGTCGCCGGGCTCGGCGATCCCGTCCAGCGGACTGTGCAGCAGGCGCGGCCTGCGGATCTGGCTGAGCGCGGTGTTGAGGGCGACGCGGTACACCCAGGTCGACTGCTGCGCACGTCCGTCGAAACTGCCGAAGCTGCGCCACAGCTGCAGGCACATCTCCTGCAGCAGGTCCTGCCAGTCGTCGGCGCCGGCATAGCGCCGCGCCAGACGCACCAGCGCCGGGCGGCTTTCGTCCAGCATCCGCGAGAACTCGCGTTCGATCTCCGTGCGCACCAGCAGGCTGCTCGTTGGATGGGTTCGAAAGATTAGTCGCGCGGCCGGGGGGAAATTTTCAGTTCACCTCCCAACTCCAGGGAGATGCCGTACGGCTGACACGCTTCCGTCGTGCCGCGTCTTCCATCGTGCACACGGGGGCGTTTGAACCTGTCCCGCCAGAACGGACGCCAGGAACGCGATACCTTTCGCCGCACCTGGAGGTTCCGATGCAACCTGTTCCCCGTCGTCGCTATACCGACGACTTCAAGGCCCAAGCAATCGCCCTGGCCGAAGCGATTGGCCCGACCAAGGCCGCCCGGCAGCTGGACATGTCGGTCAAGACGTTGGGCAATTGGCTGGACGCTTCACGATCCGGTCGTCCCCACAGCTCGCCCGGCCGCAAGCCGGTCACCGACCTGGAGAGCGAGGTGGCCCGGCTGCGGGCCGAGAACGCCACGCTCAAGATGGAGCGCGAGATCCTGAAAAAAGCGACGGCGTTCTTCGCCAGGGAGTCCAAGTGAGGTACGCCTTCGTCGCTCGGCAACGGACTCGCTATCCGCTCA from Luteimonas sp. YGD11-2 includes the following:
- a CDS encoding methylated-DNA--[protein]-cysteine S-methyltransferase: MSIHYTHVDSPVGPLLVAASDAGLHAIAFPENRHPVRIGDDWTRGGHPLIEEAHRQLAAYFGGERREFDLPLAPRGTEFQRAVWQALAAIPYGSTESYAQLAMRLGRRGAARAVGAANGRNPLPIVLPCHRVIGASGGLTGFGGGLPTKRYLLALEGALPQALL
- a CDS encoding serine hydrolase is translated as MRASRRLAPLVVALMGALPLAQAAALPSLERALDQRLDGDRSGACIAAAVIDGERVERAYRCVDPAAQSRIEGRVAFEIGSVTKTMTAALLATLIERGELSLDDPLASLLPAGTRVPEFEGQPILLRHVVTHTSGLPALPSRMRIADPANPYAALDEDALLTSLADVRLAQAPGTQVAYSNFASMVLSWALAKRAGTDFESLLARELFQPLGMRDAYVAQAPEGVTAVQGRLPGGQPTSAWTFPVDMAGVGGVRATLDDMVRYTQAQLGQVDAPVAAALVRTQQPVREGIAMNWMLATPEGHTVHVHEGGTGGFSSLVAFDRGQGRAVVLLSDTAVHTMGGLGRLGLHLLGLEASPGVPRRPATPPGELLDALAGDYQLEGAGMLTLSRRGDELVVQALGQPELAFGYDDAGEFHLRGVDAVLRPQRAADGGYGFVWVQGGGELRARRAGPEAPAQPLPPAEVLRGYAGSYPLMPGFELDVREREGGLYAQATGQGEFALAATASADVFAAPAFGIEIRFQRDADGAVAGLELHQGGNVMRAERR
- a CDS encoding sigma-70 family RNA polymerase sigma factor, with the protein product MRTEIEREFSRMLDESRPALVRLARRYAGADDWQDLLQEMCLQLWRSFGSFDGRAQQSTWVYRVALNTALSQIRRPRLLHSPLDGIAEPGDSGQPGDPLHVLDAFLAGLDPLSRSVLLLDLEGLPREQIADVLGLTPNAVAIRMTRLRQAFETRFLED
- a CDS encoding transposase, with the protein product MQPVPRRRYTDDFKAQAIALAEAIGPTKAARQLDMSVKTLGNWLDASRSGRPHSSPGRKPVTDLESEVARLRAENATLKMEREILKKATAFFARESK